The sequence GGAGTGGCCTATGCAATGCGTAAAACGGTATTTAAAGGTTACATGAATAGATTGCTTAACCATATTTTAAAAGACTTGGTTAACTTGTTTGCACTCCTATTTTATTACCCCACAAATAATGTTGATGTTGAATACGAGAGGGTAATACGAAAAGATTAAAGAATGATGATAAAAAAGAAAATATATGGTGTAATCTGCATCTGTAAGCTGATACTTTTATGTAAAAATTTAGAGACGATCACTATCTGAATACGGTATTTATGTTTTTATGTACAAATAGTTTGATTTGTAATACATTAATTTATGCAACAATACATTAATTTTTATTTTTGGATCCAATATGAAGCTATTCTCTGTTTATATATTGCCTTTGTTTATTTTATGGTTTGCTGCATTACATAATTTAACTGCACAGTCCTCCTCCGTTGCGGGTTTGGTGATCGATTGTACAAGCCAGCATCCCCTGCCCGATGTGATGGTACGTTTAATAGAAACAGACCGCTGGACTACCACTAACAAGCGGGGAGCGTTTGTTTTTAATAACCTGCCACCCGGTAATCACACGCTCCAAACCCATTGTTTGGGTTATGTGCCGTATCAACAAACCATTCATAGGTTCAACCCCGACTCCCTGATTATTTGTCTTAAAATCAGTACCTACAGCATCGACGAAATAACGGTGTTAGAAACCAAGGGTAATTTATTAACTTCCAGCACCGTTATCGGCAGTCAAGCCATTGAGCACGTTCAGCCCGCGTCGTTAAAAGATATCCTGCAATTGGTTCCAGGGGCAACCGTCCAAAATCCTGATTTGTCTGACCCTCAGTATATCGGTTTGCGCGATATAAGAGACAATGTGAGCTCTGCTGTGGGCGCAGCCATACTTATAGATGGGATGCCGATTAGTAACGGTGCCAACATGCAAACATACAGCACAGCACAAATAAACACACTTTCAACCGGGATAGCGGAATACAGCACTTTTAAATACCCCACAGTAATTGGTAATGGTGTGGATTTGAGGAGTATATCTACAGATCGAATTGAATCGGTAGAGGTGATTTCCGGAATACCATCGGTTACTTATGGCGACCTTACATCGGGAGCCGTAGTGGTAAAAAGCAAAAATGGACGAAGCCCCTGGCAAGCCAAATTAAAAACGGATCCCAAGCTTAAGATGGTATCCATAAACAAAGGCTTTATCCTCACAAGTGGAGGATCCTTAAACACAGGACTCGATTACACCCGTTCGCATAAAGATTTGAGGAGCCGATACGAGAGTTACGATAGGGTGACAGGACAAATAGCCTTTTCGGAGGTACTTTTTAAAAACACGCTGCCGCTCTCGTTTAATGCCAGCCTAAATTTATATAGTACTGTCGACCATCAAAAAACAGATCCTGAAGCTATGGTGGCCAATGAGGTTTATGAGTCTGTTGACCGCGGACTGCAAGCCGGTGTGCAGGGGAAATGGGCATTCAATAAGCCATGGCTGACCAACCTTCACTATAGTATTTCAGCAGCTGTGGCACAGCAAAAAAGTTATCAGAAAAGCTATCGTTCCGGAGAGCTGCAAAAGCTCTCTTTTGCAGTAGAAGAGGGCGAAAATGAGGGGATATATTTACCCGGAGAAAGCCTTACGGAACTTACGATCAAAGGGCTTCCTTTTTCGTTGTACGGACAGGTGTATGCCTCCAAATCGTCGCTGATAGGAAATGCGGGAACGCACAATTTTATTGCGGGGATCGAGTACCGAAGCAGCGGAAATAATGGTGACGGACGTATCTATGACATTAAAAATCCACCCACTATAATTAATAACATAAGCCGTCCCCGATCATTTAAAAACATACCTAAGCAAAATACGCTTAGTGCGTTTTTAGAAGAAAACATATCCTTTGCCATAGGCCAAACCCGGCTGAGCCTGCAAGCCGGTGCCCGTTTTAACAATTTTCAGGCTTTGGGCGTAGTGGAAAGTGGAATAGGGTGGTATACGGAGCCTCGTGCCAATGCTAAATATATGCTCATAAATAAAAGTAATACTTTTATTAAGCACCTGTCGTTTAACGCCGGTATAGGTAAGCATTATAAATCGCCCGCATTGATGTATTTGTATCCCGATAAGGCTTATTTCGATTTAGTAAGTTTGGACCATTATACGGGCAACCCCCAAACTAATATGACGATTTTTGATACACGCCTACTCCCCACGTCCAACCCCGGAATTAAACCATCCGAAAATACAAAAAAAGAAATAGGGCTGGAAGTAAAAATGGGTATTATAAGCGCAAACTTTAGTGTTTACAACGAAAGCCTAACCAGTGGGCTCGGTATGGGCAATAAATACCAATTTATAGAATATAAGCTATACGATGCCCAAGGCGTAAATACAGATGAAAAACCGGTGTTGGCCGATTTGCCCTTTCAAATAAAAGAGTATATTCTTTCCTACTCGCAGCCCATAAATAATAAAAAAACAAAAAAACAAGGCTTTGAATACACCCTTAACTTCGAAAAAATAAAAGGGTTGAATACCCGCATTTCTGTAAACGGTGCCTGGAAAAAGAACCGACAGGTGTTTAGCACCGCACCCATGGCCGAACTGCCTGCTCAATTCGGTAGCGGACAATCTAAATATGTGGCAGTGTATCCAGGGGGAGAAAGCAGAGTCAACGAATCGATGAATACCCGTTTGCGACTGGTAACCCACTCCACAAGATTAAGGTTAATTGTTACCACTAGTATTAACTTTTTGTGGTACAATAAATATTACTATCCCAGGTATAATCAAACCCCGGTTTATTTATTCGGAAAAGAGGAGGATAAAATCCCGTTTACAGAAGATATGGAGCAGGATCCGCTTTACTACAATTATGTAAATGTAAAATCCCCGGCATATTATAAAACCGAGCGTATGCCTTTTTTACCCGTATGTAACGTGCGTATTTCAAAGGAGTTAGGACGAGGCACTTTGTTGAGCTTTTATGCCAATAATTTTATCAATTATCGACCTATGTATCAATATAGCCGCACCGATAAGTATTTGAGACGTAATCCGGCCATCTATTTTGGAGCCGAACTTAAAGTGTCAATTCCTTAACCTACCTAAACCAGTAAGATCTGATTAAAATATATAAAATGAGGTACAGCGTACTATTTACATGTGTTATTGTTTTATTGGCAGGATGTGCCAAAGAACCCATTATCAACAGCTATTCGTTTCGGGTAAGTCTGATCATGCCCCAAGGGGTTTTATTGGATACTTATGAGGGGATAGAGCTAGAGCTGTTGAATATGGAAAAGTCATACACCGTAAAAGCCTTAACCGATGACGAGGCAAATGCACACTGGCAGGGTCTTGAAGCCGGATATTATCAGATGTCGGTTGTACACCAGGTAGTTGTGGACAATCGGGTGCAGACGATGAATGGGATAGGATCGGTAAAATTAACAGGCGATGCTGTAGACACCTTACAGCTTTTTATGGGTAAAGCCGGGCAATTTGTTATACGTGAATTTTACTACAGCGGCAGTGTAACGCCATCAGGCGATAACAGTTATTCGTCCGATCAGTACGTGGAAATTTACAATAACACGGATAAATTATTATATGCCGATGGTTTGTCGATTGTTGAGCACGAGTCAATGGCAACATCACAAAACTACTGGGCATATATGGCGGAGGATTCAATCGTGGTTAAAGCAATATGGACGGTTCCCGGATCCGGAAAGGAGTACCCTGTGTTGCCGGGTAGTGGTTTTATTGTAGCACGCGATGCATTCGACCATCGATCCGATCCTAATGGTAATCCGCTGAGTCCGGTGGATTTGGGAGATGCTCAATTTGAATTCTGGAGCGATGCAACAGTGGATGGCGATATTGATTTTGCAGCAATCAATATGATTGAAAGCTTTTGGGTTTATAAGGGCAAGGACGTGAGTTTTCATTCAAGGGGAGGGAGTGGTATTGCCCTGGTCCGGCTGCCTTCAGATATAGATACATATGTGCTCAATAACCTGGTGCCCAAAGGAAGCTCAAGCCGCAGTAGATACTTTTGTAAGATACCTAACGCGTGGGTAGAAGATGCTGTGGAAGCCATGTGGAGCAACCGTTTGTATAAACGTTTTCATCCCAGCCTGGATGCCGGTTATGTATCGGTTCAGGGGGGCTCTAAATCAGGTTTGGGCATAAGGCGCAAGATTAAGGAGAAAATAAATGGAAGAACGGTTTATATGGATACCAATAACTCTAGCGTAGACTTTAATCATGACGTTGTGCCAGCCCCGGGAAATTATGACTTATAAATTAAAACCGATGAATCGTAATACAAGTGTCGTCAAAATCAGCCTGATATTCTTTCTCATGTCCATGCTGCATGGTGGGGTAGTAGCTCAGATGAAAACTCTTTTAGAGGAGGAGTATTATACACTACTGCCACTGCATTCCCCTGTTTTACAAACCAAAAATCCCGCAGCTCTGGCACTTGCCCGTATTTACAAACACGGTAATGTGCAGCTGGGCTATGCCTATACCAACGGTAATTTTAAACCATCTCTTAATGGCAGCAACAAACGGAAATACTATTTGAATGCCGATCAGTTTTTTGTGTTAAATAAATCCGTTTTTAGGGGTAGTTTTACTTATGCAAATGAAAAGGAGAAAGGAATTCATTATTCAAATATGGCCGATCCGTACCGTCACCTGCCTTACCTTTTTGTGGATAGTGTGGCTGCCAAGGATCATGCTGTACGCGAAACCTACATGTTGCAATCGGAATGGGCTTCGCGCATATCTGATAAAATAAGCATTGGTGCAGCTATTAACTATAAAGCGGGTTTGGCAGCACAGGCTCACGATCCGAGGGCGCAAAATACTATTGCACGCTTTAATGTAAAGCCCGGGCTGATGCTAAAGTTAAACAGGATACAGTTGGGTGGCGATATGTTTTACCGATATTATAATCAGGAAATAGATCTGATAACGGTAAAAACAAATTCCGTACACACTATCTATTCACTTACAGGCCTGGGAACATTTTCAACTCATACTGCAGCTACATTCAGCCGTTTGTATAAAAAACATATATGGGGTGGCCATCTTCAGTTGTTGGCCGCTAACAACATCTTCACCGGCGGAGCAAGTGCTTCTATCGAAACAGTGAAGGATGGACGCAAGGAATCCGGTGCTACGTGGTCGGCCATTAAAAGTGGTTCCAGGCTAAAAGGGTACACATACCATATAGGTGATGTTCTTACGCTGCAAAATGAGCAGCGTATCCACCAAATACGGCTACAAGGTAAAATACGTCAGGCCATTGGAACCGAGATATTGCAAACATTGGAAGCCTCAGAAAAGAACGATACATATAACTGGCTTACCTACAGCGAACAGGATAAATATGAATACATCAATTACCGTGCAGCATTGTCGTATCAGATGGTTCGTTTGCAGTCGCATAATAAAATGCAATACCAATGGTACTTTAAAACGGAACTAAATGGGATAGAAGAGAATTATTATATTCCGAATTCCCAGCTAAGCTTCAGCAACCTGATAACAACGGTAAATTATAGGAGGATTTTTAATATGGGTCACGACAAAATGGAGCTTGGTGCTTCATTTTTGTGTAACAAAAACCTCACGAAAGAAATTAATCTGGCAAGCGATAATGTAATAACCCAAAATATTATCTATCCCGATTATCAATATAATGTATCTGATTTTTGGGGAGCAGGCTTCGGTTTCTGTTATTTCCTGCAACCGGCTTCTGGTAAAATGCCCACGTACCTTAAATGTGATTATAGTTATCGTAGGTCAGCATCAGGCTATTTTAAGGGGCAAGGTAATAGTGGTATTAATTTGGGTGTGGGCTTGGTGTTGTAATTTTGTACGCCGCATTTTATAGTTTCGTATTCTTGTTTTGCTTTTTACACCGTTGTAATTCCGCATTCTTTCTTATAACAGCCAAAATAATACTTATAAATATTACCAGTAACACAATTACCACAACCCAGAATATCGGAAAGGCTTTTTGTTCATCGCTCTCATCTTGTTTTTCTTCACCCTCGTGTTGTGTAATGGTACCAACAGTTATGCCGGATAATTTTTTGAGACTTACTAATTCAGGGAAAGCCGGATAGTTAGATTCTTGCCATAGTCCATAATTATTTAAATGGAACAAATTTGCAGGTTGCCTGGCTTTTAAATTACCCGACATCTGAAATGGAACAACAAGCATCACTGCTATTACACATGCCCGGAATACATACTGTAAGCCATGTATCCTAAAGGTTCTCCGCATCCTGAATCCAAGCTTAATATTTTTCATAACTCTTAGATTTATGTAAGGGTGAAATAGGGCATGAAAATATAATTAGCAATTTATAAAAATAATCTCATAAAAAAAACGTATTATTAAGCTAGCTGAAGATTAGGATTTTATGAGATTATACCATAAGATTACTAATAGTATAGTTGCTCGATCTCCTGTTTGTTAAAAACAGATATAGTTTGATGAAACGATATGGTAGGGATGTTCATAGCATGGTATTTGTATTGAAATAGCGCAATACTTACTTTTATTACTTGCCAAATTCCTTATAACGAGCCGTGTAGGTGGAAATGCTGAATGATAGGTGAGGCATGTAAATGCAATTAAATTGAAT comes from Saccharicrinis carchari and encodes:
- a CDS encoding TonB-dependent receptor, which encodes MKLFSVYILPLFILWFAALHNLTAQSSSVAGLVIDCTSQHPLPDVMVRLIETDRWTTTNKRGAFVFNNLPPGNHTLQTHCLGYVPYQQTIHRFNPDSLIICLKISTYSIDEITVLETKGNLLTSSTVIGSQAIEHVQPASLKDILQLVPGATVQNPDLSDPQYIGLRDIRDNVSSAVGAAILIDGMPISNGANMQTYSTAQINTLSTGIAEYSTFKYPTVIGNGVDLRSISTDRIESVEVISGIPSVTYGDLTSGAVVVKSKNGRSPWQAKLKTDPKLKMVSINKGFILTSGGSLNTGLDYTRSHKDLRSRYESYDRVTGQIAFSEVLFKNTLPLSFNASLNLYSTVDHQKTDPEAMVANEVYESVDRGLQAGVQGKWAFNKPWLTNLHYSISAAVAQQKSYQKSYRSGELQKLSFAVEEGENEGIYLPGESLTELTIKGLPFSLYGQVYASKSSLIGNAGTHNFIAGIEYRSSGNNGDGRIYDIKNPPTIINNISRPRSFKNIPKQNTLSAFLEENISFAIGQTRLSLQAGARFNNFQALGVVESGIGWYTEPRANAKYMLINKSNTFIKHLSFNAGIGKHYKSPALMYLYPDKAYFDLVSLDHYTGNPQTNMTIFDTRLLPTSNPGIKPSENTKKEIGLEVKMGIISANFSVYNESLTSGLGMGNKYQFIEYKLYDAQGVNTDEKPVLADLPFQIKEYILSYSQPINNKKTKKQGFEYTLNFEKIKGLNTRISVNGAWKKNRQVFSTAPMAELPAQFGSGQSKYVAVYPGGESRVNESMNTRLRLVTHSTRLRLIVTTSINFLWYNKYYYPRYNQTPVYLFGKEEDKIPFTEDMEQDPLYYNYVNVKSPAYYKTERMPFLPVCNVRISKELGRGTLLSFYANNFINYRPMYQYSRTDKYLRRNPAIYFGAELKVSIP
- a CDS encoding DUF4876 domain-containing protein, whose product is MRYSVLFTCVIVLLAGCAKEPIINSYSFRVSLIMPQGVLLDTYEGIELELLNMEKSYTVKALTDDEANAHWQGLEAGYYQMSVVHQVVVDNRVQTMNGIGSVKLTGDAVDTLQLFMGKAGQFVIREFYYSGSVTPSGDNSYSSDQYVEIYNNTDKLLYADGLSIVEHESMATSQNYWAYMAEDSIVVKAIWTVPGSGKEYPVLPGSGFIVARDAFDHRSDPNGNPLSPVDLGDAQFEFWSDATVDGDIDFAAINMIESFWVYKGKDVSFHSRGGSGIALVRLPSDIDTYVLNNLVPKGSSSRSRYFCKIPNAWVEDAVEAMWSNRLYKRFHPSLDAGYVSVQGGSKSGLGIRRKIKEKINGRTVYMDTNNSSVDFNHDVVPAPGNYDL
- a CDS encoding DUF6850 family outer membrane beta-barrel protein, which produces MNRNTSVVKISLIFFLMSMLHGGVVAQMKTLLEEEYYTLLPLHSPVLQTKNPAALALARIYKHGNVQLGYAYTNGNFKPSLNGSNKRKYYLNADQFFVLNKSVFRGSFTYANEKEKGIHYSNMADPYRHLPYLFVDSVAAKDHAVRETYMLQSEWASRISDKISIGAAINYKAGLAAQAHDPRAQNTIARFNVKPGLMLKLNRIQLGGDMFYRYYNQEIDLITVKTNSVHTIYSLTGLGTFSTHTAATFSRLYKKHIWGGHLQLLAANNIFTGGASASIETVKDGRKESGATWSAIKSGSRLKGYTYHIGDVLTLQNEQRIHQIRLQGKIRQAIGTEILQTLEASEKNDTYNWLTYSEQDKYEYINYRAALSYQMVRLQSHNKMQYQWYFKTELNGIEENYYIPNSQLSFSNLITTVNYRRIFNMGHDKMELGASFLCNKNLTKEINLASDNVITQNIIYPDYQYNVSDFWGAGFGFCYFLQPASGKMPTYLKCDYSYRRSASGYFKGQGNSGINLGVGLVL